The genome window TAAAAACACGAGAGCATGGAGGAAAGAAGTGAGACAGAGCTGTAAAACAAACGTGCAAAGatcttttttactttaaacattaaagatgATGCAAGAAAATGCACACGGATCTTCGAAAaacaatgtgtaaaaaaaaaacgtacttAATATAAGCATGTTGTTTGCCGTTTGTTTATCTCAAAGAAGAAAATTATTCAATGCAAAGGGGCTAAAGGGTGAGACCTAACACGTTTATAGAATGTTCGCTGGGAATGTGTAgtgtacctatatagtaatagtAAGCTTAGGTACTCAGTCCACAGTTTGCCTATTGGAATGTGCTCATGAGGTAACAGTCAGAGCCACCCACCACAATTCACAACATTAACATTATAGCTCATCACGCATCTTGTCTCCTTTGGGTCTAACTACTCTGCCGATGTACAGGATGGAGTTGGTCTTGTTGTCCTTCACTAAGAAAATGAAGGGGTGATCTGCATAGAAAAGTGTGGGGTTCCTCAGCTTGTCGCTGCCGTAGATGCTGGTGTCGAACGGGTTTCCAGCCGTATCCAGCTCCAAGGCTGACGCGTGGAAGACATTGGACAGGTAGAGGTCCTTCTTTCCAGAGATGTTGGACAAGTCAGCCTTGGCTTTGTCAACGGCCTCGGTCAGGCCGAGCTCAGCCAGATGTTTCTAGAAAAGACAGAGAATTGTTCAATTCAAAGAGTTGTTGATTGATTTTAGAGGTCTATAAGTTAACTTTATTGTTATAATCGGCCCATCAATTTGCCACCATTTACCTGCAGGTTGTGGCTGGCTTCCAATGCTATTTTGGGGAGGGCAATGGCCACAGCCTTTTTCTCCAGCTTGCTGATCCAGGTGTCCACCTGCTTCCTGGTCAGAAGTTTCTCCAGGCGTTCCAGGGGCTCCAGGTGGTAGGGCATGATAAGGATCATAGAGGCCTGCTTCTGGCCCAGAGGCATGTCCAGCAcaaataatttgttttctttgtccTCGTAGAAGTCATACAGACCTGCAAAGAGCAGACAAATTGGATATCTTGCTTGCAGCTTTGAAAACATAATAAGAAAAAGTCAGAAGTAGAGGCAATAGAGAAACTCACCTGTACGATGCATCATGGAAATTCCAATGGTGAATGAGCGGCTTACCAGGAAAGTACGTGTGTCCACCATTTCAGCACTGAATTTCTCATCCCAGTGAGCTGTGGGACAAAACACATTGGACTTGGTTACACGTGTGCCCAATCCTTTGACATCTCCATGTGTTATTACaatgagaaatgaaaaaaataaaataaaagacactatTTTATACTCACGCTTGAAAAACATAGCGTTGACAATCATGGCTCCATCTGGGTTCTGCACATCCTTGGTGACCTCAGGCAGCTTGCCATCTGTGGACTTGGCTGCCCACTCGTTGATGGAGTTGACTGCACTCCTCTTGTCTCTGAAGTTTATTTTTGAATGGTCATAGTTGTAGTGCTTCTTGCTGTTTTTCACAAAATCATCAGCAAAGGAGACTGAGCTGGGGCCGTAGAGGCGGTTGTTGATCTTCCAAGTAGTGTTGCGTGTCTTGGCATCGCTCAGCTGGGAAAGAACAACGTATAAACAGTGACAAATGCGCAATGAGTACTGAGGGTCAGGTTTGACTTTGGGTCCACTTCTAATTATAAGATATCATATACAGTATTGTATATGGTTGTACTTACCTCAGAGAGCAGCTCCGACAGGCCTGCATGCAGATGCTCATCCCTCAGTTTTTCAGCACTGAGGACGGTTTTGACCTGTGAGGCAGTGGAGGCCTTGCCACCAAGAGCCACCATGCCCAGAGAGGAAGCCACCACCACAGGAGAGATGAGGATGTTTTCAGTGTCTTTCTCTTTTGCCATGTTGTGGTAGAGGCTGAATCACAATTACAAGAAAAATGGTTTGCTTGTGTTTCGAGCaagaaaaatgtaaccaagAGTGCTTATGCAAAACCAAGTGCACCACTATACACTTCAATATGATTGCAGTAATATATAGATGTCAGACCTGAAGGCCAGATTTGCGCTGTTATCAGCCAGCGTGGTGGCATGGCTGCTCAGCTTTTTGTCCTCTGCGGAGGCCACGAGGGCCAGCAGACAAAGAGCTACAACGTTAGTCATCCGCATTCTGTCTGTCTCGAAAAGCAGCTGTCACAGCCTgtgcaaaaggaaaaaaaagacaaagatagGGTTAACATCTCTTAATCTGGGTTGGTTTCCTTAAATACTATTAATGAGTATTGAGTTTGAGAAGGAAGACACACGTCTCCTCAGAGTGagtttgtggggaaaaaaaatgatgattCACAAGTGTTTTGATTTGATACAGTTATATATCTCAGAAACAAAATGCCAGGACACAGACTATATGATTCAGATGTGGAGCTTTTAGTGGCAGGGCAGGGCTGGCTCAGCCCACACAGAAGCTTGGGAACGCCTCCCGATTCTCGCCACGTCAGCAGCAACTGAGGCTTAACTGTACAGCTAGAGCTGCAGTCCACCCAGAGTGAAGCTCTGTGCTGACTTGACACCGAAATAGGATGCCTCTCTGTTTTCTAGCTATACGTATTGTGATCAATGCAAACTGTTGCACATCTGCACTTTGACGACTTTAATGACTCCTTTTTAAGCCAGAAGAAGTCAGGATCAGAAATCAGGGCCTTTCACTGTATAGACCTACAGTGCAGTCTTACTTTTACATGTTCTCTGTAGCGGCGCTCTGAGCCATCTTTTGTCTCGGAGAAATGGCGTGTGCCTGCAGGCTATGTCTAACTCATCCCATCACTTGTTCAAACAAAGATCCAAATGCAAACGGCTGTAATTAACCCACTGCAGCGGCAACTTTCTAATCCACCTCCACAATTCTGAGTGCAGGTATATGTTGTCTACATCTctgttatttgcattttttgtgATACAGCAGAAATTACTTCACATCATGGCCGGAT of Sander lucioperca isolate FBNREF2018 chromosome 5, SLUC_FBN_1.2, whole genome shotgun sequence contains these proteins:
- the serpinh1b gene encoding serpin H1b gives rise to the protein MRMTNVVALCLLALVASAEDKKLSSHATTLADNSANLAFSLYHNMAKEKDTENILISPVVVASSLGMVALGGKASTASQVKTVLSAEKLRDEHLHAGLSELLSELSDAKTRNTTWKINNRLYGPSSVSFADDFVKNSKKHYNYDHSKINFRDKRSAVNSINEWAAKSTDGKLPEVTKDVQNPDGAMIVNAMFFKPHWDEKFSAEMVDTRTFLVSRSFTIGISMMHRTGLYDFYEDKENKLFVLDMPLGQKQASMILIMPYHLEPLERLEKLLTRKQVDTWISKLEKKAVAIALPKIALEASHNLQKHLAELGLTEAVDKAKADLSNISGKKDLYLSNVFHASALELDTAGNPFDTSIYGSDKLRNPTLFYADHPFIFLVKDNKTNSILYIGRVVRPKGDKMRDEL